The proteins below are encoded in one region of Lactuca sativa cultivar Salinas chromosome 3, Lsat_Salinas_v11, whole genome shotgun sequence:
- the LOC111881531 gene encoding coilin isoform X1 codes for METPSLRVRLEFGDRSILSKPQRSDGMNKSWLLLKLQQHRTISDVCTHLLHIFKLHRSCPNGILLSMDGFVLPPSESTEILKDKELICVKKKGGATPDADNLLDEVEADDLEPGENGLLLLANDKGTEEVQSESEEVDEEQSQDEEDEEPVSKKRKASIKLQNSNRNKRPCLRVLDDVENEAETQEFDNDKKAEQAKQVSAPGGKKMPSRSARRKKAKRQWMQELAKISKKKPQPYSKPVVTPAENKDSNGRPKGLLHWKQASKKHVHKNRVEEASNQNGDVAVVTRPGHIRFENLDEDEAAKQTDVSNEAFRWNGSSNGKKKGQRWGSNGKFSTSRRNDTKRIDKKSFKMSITDMQVPIIDPSDFSKLPPCCSPQEGDVIAYRLLELSSSWIPEFSSFRVGRISYYDARDIVLIPVPEYPIVTDKTDENRPNDSLYGEDGTLEINYSALLDVCYVKQYDPEAAKDKDKEAVTKQAPVTVTVTVTDGKDAAENLVSNSNDNNTNNVSKDSNTGGEANPWDHFSKANSNTETPLPLPDVNHSSMVVSGDPGPNADIAENRDKGKGSMGNPWLNADKPDASQENQSSLTGWTSGKKVDCGEGSSWGRPWSSFTPLRGSSVNVQSRGNDWGGRGSSRGNGNVNVRPWGPRGRGGRGRGRGRNA; via the exons ATGGAGACTCCGTCGTTAAGGGTCCGTCTGGAGTTCGGAGATCGTTCGATTCTTAGCAAACCACAGCGATCGGATGGGATGAACAAAAGCTGGCTTCTCCTCAAATTACAACAACATCGAACAATCTCCGATGTCTGCACTCATCTTCTCCACATTTTCAAACTCCATCGCTCTTGCCCTAATGGGATCCTACTTTCT ATGGATGGCTTTGTGTTACCACCTTCTGAGTCAACTGAAATCTTGAAAGATAAGGAACTTATCTG TGTAAAAAAGAAAGGCGGGGCAACACCTGATGCAGACAATTTGCTTGATGAAGTGGAAGCTGATGACTTGGAACCTGGAGAGAATGGTTTGTTACTTTTAGCAAATGATAAGGGAACTGAAGAAGTCCAAAGTGAATCTGAGGAGGTTGATGAAGAACAGTCgcaagatgaagaagatgaagaaccaGTTTCTAAGAAAAGAAAAGCCTCCATTAAACTTCAAAACTCGAA CAGAAATAAGAGACCTTGTTTGAGGGTGTTGGATGATGTTGAAAATGAGGCTGAGACACAGGAATTTGACAATGATAAGAAAGCTGAACAAGCAAAACAAGTGTCAGCTCCTGGTGGGAAAAAG ATGCCTAGTAGAAGTGCTAGAAGGAAAAAGGCTAAGAGACAATGGATGCAAGAACTGGCTAAAATCtcaaagaagaag CCACAACCCTATTCAAAGCCTGTAGTAACTCCAGCTGAAAACAAGGATTCTAATGGTCGGCCTAAGGGACTA CTACACTGGAAACAGGCTTCTAAAAAGCATGTGCATAAGAATAGAGTAGAAGAAGCAAGCAATCAGAATGGGGATGTGGCTGTTGTAACAAGGCCAGGACATATTCGGTTTGAAAATCTTGATGaag ATGAAGCTGCAAAACAGACTGATGTATCAAAT GAAGCTTTTAGGTGGAATGGTAGCAGCAATGGAAAGAAAAAAGGTCAAAGATGGGGTAGTAATGGAAAGTTCTCAACCTCACGGAGGAATGACACTAAAAGAATAGACAAAAAATCCTTCAAAATGTCCATTACAGATATGCAAGTTCCCATAATTGATCCCAGTGATTTCAGCAAGCTTCCTCCTTGTTGTTCACCacag GAAGGTGATGTGATTGCATATCGTCTCCTTGAGTTATCATCTTCATGGATCCCTGAGTTTTCATCCTTCCGT GTTGGAAGAATATCATATTATGATGCGAGGGACATTGTTCTGATTCCAGTGCCAGAATATCCCATTGTTACTGATAAAACGGATGAGAACAGGCCCAATGATTCTCTTTATGGAGAAGATGGTACTTTAGAG ATAAACTACTCAGCTCTTCTTGATGTCTGTTATGTGAAGCAATATGATCCAGAAGCTGCTAAGGATAAGGATAAGGAAGCAGTCACTAAACAAGCTCCTGTAACTGTAACTGTAACTGTAACTGATGGCAAAGATGCTGCAGAAAACTTGGTGTCCAACAGTAATGACAACAACACAAATAATGTCTCAAAAGACTCCAATACAG GAGGGGAAGCAAACCCATGGGATCATTTCAGCAAGGCAAACTCAAACACAGAAACGCCATTGCCATTGCCAGATGTCAATCATTCAAGCATGGTAGTAAGTGGTGACCCGGGTCCAAATGCTGATATAGCCGAGAACAGAGACAAGGGGAAGGGTAGTATGGGCAATCCATGGTTGAATGCAGACAAGCCAGATGCATCTCAAGAGAATCAAAGTTCATTGACTGGTTGGACAAGTGGCAAGAAAGTAGATTGTGGAGAAGGAAGTTCCTGGGGAAGGCCATGGTCATCTTTTACACCCTTGAGGGGCAGTTCAGTAAATGTGCAAAGCAGAGGAAATGATTGGGGAGGCAGGGGAAGTTCTCGTGGCAATGGCAATGTCAACGTGAGACCATGGGGCCCACGCGGTCGAGGAGGTCGTGGCCGTGGTCGAGGTCGGAATGCCTAA
- the LOC111881530 gene encoding uncharacterized protein LOC111881530 yields MAEEEDNDAVLSDVEEEDNPPPTVFDGTSSSTENVSVERFREVVAELDRERKAREAAENSKSELQTSFNRLKVLAHEAIKKRDEVTRQRDEVSRSNEKLSAQLAEAVKEKDDLLKQKEDFAKQLEESVKAKDSSRSEIETAAQMLVTGIEKVSGKVSNYKNFAAGGLPRSQKYSGLPAIAYGVIKRSNEIVEELHRQIESTTKSRNEAREQIDQRNYEIAIEVSQLESTIDGLREDVSKRDSVVQDLEQSIAEKDEKISKLETELLTMQGLVDDYGVKLKNMELRMDSQKPLLVNQLDYVSRIHGQICSVIKILDDDKKNQFDLSESLFLPQETDIEENIRACLAGLESVSDLSSIVHEKTKDLVAERNLQVKSLNESVTHLVREKEHIGSLLRSALSRRMSADLSSKTNELFRVTENGLREAGIDYTFSNHTDSDLDKTDDEIYTLAGALENIIKQSQLEIIELQHSVDELREETRVLKENAEAQAKELMQRKEEVEELKEKDRVANENVEGLMMDIAAAEEEITRWKVAAQQEAEAGKAIEQEYVAQLFKVRQELEEMKQVVMESEKKMKFKEETAGAAMAARDAAEKSLRLADLRAARLRERVEELTRQLEELDTRVIVGSSGQTGARYACWPWQWLGLNFVGSHSHTNTPDTHTHSSNEMELSEPLI; encoded by the exons ATGGCCGAGGAAGAAGATAACGACGCCGTATTAAGTGatgttgaagaagaagataatCCTCCGCCGACGGTGTTTGATGGAACTTCCTCGTCAACAGAGAATGTGTCGGTTGAGAGATTCCGAGAGGTGGTTGCGGAGCTTGATCGTGAACGCAAAGCTCGTGAGGCGGCAGAGAATTCGAAATCCGAATTGCAAACTTCGTTTAACCGGTTGAAAGTTCTCGCACATGAGGCGATCAAGAAACGCGACGAGGTTACTCGCCAGAGAGATGAGGTTTCTAGGTCGAATGAGAAGTTATCGGCACAGTTAGCTGAAGCTGTTAAAGAGAAAGATGATTTGTTGAAGCAGAAAGAGGATTTCGCTAAGCAATTAGAAGAATCCGTGAAGGCAAAGGATTCATCTAGGTCGGAGATCGAAACTGCAGCTCAAATGTTAGTCACAGGAATTGAGAAAGTATCAGGTAAAGTGAGTAACTATAAGAACTTCGCTGCCGGAGGGTTACCTAGATCTCAAAAGTATTCCGGATTGCCTGCTATTGCTTATGGAGTCATCAAGAGGTCAAATGAGATTGTTGAGGAGCTTCATAGACAGATCGAATCAACAACAAAATCAAGGAATGAGGCTCGGGAGCAAATAGATCAGAGGAATTACGAGATCGCCATTGAAGTATCTCAGCTTGAATCCACCATTGATGGACTTAGAGAGGACGTCTCTAAGAGGGATTCTGTCGTTCAGGATTTGGAGCAGTCCATAGCTGAAAAGGATGAAAAGATATCGAAGTTGGAAACAGAGTTGTTAACGATGCAAGGGTTAGTGGATGATTATGGTGTAAAGTTGAAGAACATGGAGTTGCGAATGGATTCACAAAAGCCATTGCTAGTTAACCAGTTGGATTATGTTTCAAGAATACATGGTCAAATCTGTAGTGTTATCAAGATACTGGATGATGATAAGAAAAACCAATTTGATTTATCAGAATCCTTATTTCTCCCACAAGAAACAGACATTGAAGAGAATATTCGTGCCTGTTTAGCGGGATTGGAATCCGTAAGTGACTTAAGCTCAATTGTTCACGAAAAAACAAAGGATTTGGTTGCTGAGAGAAACCTACAAGTGAAAAGCCTGAATGAAAGCGTAACTCATCTAGTAAGGGAGAAAGAACATATCGGGTCTCTGCTGAGAAGTGCTTTGTCAAGAAGAATGTCAGCTGATCTATCATCTAAAACCAATGAACTTTTCAGAGTTACAGAAAATGGGTTAAGAGAAGCAGGGATCGATTACACATTTAGCAATCATACAGATTCAGATCTGGACAAAACAGACGATGAAATATACACTTTG GCTGGTGCTCTTGAAAACATTATAAAACAATCTCAGCTTGAGATTATCGAGCTACAGCATAGTGTTGATGAACTAAGAGAAGAGACAAGGGTACTTAAAGAAAATGCAGAAGCTCAAGCGAAAGAACTTATGCAAAGAAAAGAAGAGGTGGAGGAACTTAAAGAAAAAGATAGGGTAGCAAATGAAAAT GTTGAAGGGCTTATGATGGACATTGCTGCAGCTGAAGAAGAGATTACAAGATGGAAAGTTGCAGCGCAGCAAGAAGCTGAAGCAGGAAAGGCGATAGAACAAGAGTACGTGGCACAG TTGTTTAAGGTGAGGCAAGAACTGGAAGAAATGAAGCAAGTGGTGATGGAATCTGAGAAAAAGATGAAGTTTAAAGAAGAAACAGCAGGTGCTGCCATGGCAGCTAGAGATGCGGCTGAGAAATCTTTGAGATTGGCGGATTTGAGAGCAGCGAGGTTGAGGGAGAGGGTGGAAGAGTTGACTCGTCAACTTGAAGAACTTGATACACGTGTGATTGTGGGGTCAAGTGGTCAAACTGGTGCCAGGTATGCATGTTGGCCATGGCAGTGGCTTGGTTTAAATTTTGTGGGGTCCCACTCCCACACGAACACTCCGGATACACACACACATAGTTCCAACGAAATGGAGCTTTCTGAACCTCTTATTTAA
- the LOC111881531 gene encoding coilin isoform X2 translates to METPSLRVRLEFGDRSILSKPQRSDGMNKSWLLLKLQQHRTISDVCTHLLHIFKLHRSCPNGILLSMDGFVLPPSESTEILKDKELICVKKKGGATPDADNLLDEVEADDLEPGENGLLLLANDKGTEEVQSESEEVDEEQSQDEEDEEPVSKKRKASIKLQNSKNKRPCLRVLDDVENEAETQEFDNDKKAEQAKQVSAPGGKKMPSRSARRKKAKRQWMQELAKISKKKPQPYSKPVVTPAENKDSNGRPKGLLHWKQASKKHVHKNRVEEASNQNGDVAVVTRPGHIRFENLDEDEAAKQTDVSNEAFRWNGSSNGKKKGQRWGSNGKFSTSRRNDTKRIDKKSFKMSITDMQVPIIDPSDFSKLPPCCSPQEGDVIAYRLLELSSSWIPEFSSFRVGRISYYDARDIVLIPVPEYPIVTDKTDENRPNDSLYGEDGTLEINYSALLDVCYVKQYDPEAAKDKDKEAVTKQAPVTVTVTVTDGKDAAENLVSNSNDNNTNNVSKDSNTGGEANPWDHFSKANSNTETPLPLPDVNHSSMVVSGDPGPNADIAENRDKGKGSMGNPWLNADKPDASQENQSSLTGWTSGKKVDCGEGSSWGRPWSSFTPLRGSSVNVQSRGNDWGGRGSSRGNGNVNVRPWGPRGRGGRGRGRGRNA, encoded by the exons ATGGAGACTCCGTCGTTAAGGGTCCGTCTGGAGTTCGGAGATCGTTCGATTCTTAGCAAACCACAGCGATCGGATGGGATGAACAAAAGCTGGCTTCTCCTCAAATTACAACAACATCGAACAATCTCCGATGTCTGCACTCATCTTCTCCACATTTTCAAACTCCATCGCTCTTGCCCTAATGGGATCCTACTTTCT ATGGATGGCTTTGTGTTACCACCTTCTGAGTCAACTGAAATCTTGAAAGATAAGGAACTTATCTG TGTAAAAAAGAAAGGCGGGGCAACACCTGATGCAGACAATTTGCTTGATGAAGTGGAAGCTGATGACTTGGAACCTGGAGAGAATGGTTTGTTACTTTTAGCAAATGATAAGGGAACTGAAGAAGTCCAAAGTGAATCTGAGGAGGTTGATGAAGAACAGTCgcaagatgaagaagatgaagaaccaGTTTCTAAGAAAAGAAAAGCCTCCATTAAACTTCAAAACTCGAA AAATAAGAGACCTTGTTTGAGGGTGTTGGATGATGTTGAAAATGAGGCTGAGACACAGGAATTTGACAATGATAAGAAAGCTGAACAAGCAAAACAAGTGTCAGCTCCTGGTGGGAAAAAG ATGCCTAGTAGAAGTGCTAGAAGGAAAAAGGCTAAGAGACAATGGATGCAAGAACTGGCTAAAATCtcaaagaagaag CCACAACCCTATTCAAAGCCTGTAGTAACTCCAGCTGAAAACAAGGATTCTAATGGTCGGCCTAAGGGACTA CTACACTGGAAACAGGCTTCTAAAAAGCATGTGCATAAGAATAGAGTAGAAGAAGCAAGCAATCAGAATGGGGATGTGGCTGTTGTAACAAGGCCAGGACATATTCGGTTTGAAAATCTTGATGaag ATGAAGCTGCAAAACAGACTGATGTATCAAAT GAAGCTTTTAGGTGGAATGGTAGCAGCAATGGAAAGAAAAAAGGTCAAAGATGGGGTAGTAATGGAAAGTTCTCAACCTCACGGAGGAATGACACTAAAAGAATAGACAAAAAATCCTTCAAAATGTCCATTACAGATATGCAAGTTCCCATAATTGATCCCAGTGATTTCAGCAAGCTTCCTCCTTGTTGTTCACCacag GAAGGTGATGTGATTGCATATCGTCTCCTTGAGTTATCATCTTCATGGATCCCTGAGTTTTCATCCTTCCGT GTTGGAAGAATATCATATTATGATGCGAGGGACATTGTTCTGATTCCAGTGCCAGAATATCCCATTGTTACTGATAAAACGGATGAGAACAGGCCCAATGATTCTCTTTATGGAGAAGATGGTACTTTAGAG ATAAACTACTCAGCTCTTCTTGATGTCTGTTATGTGAAGCAATATGATCCAGAAGCTGCTAAGGATAAGGATAAGGAAGCAGTCACTAAACAAGCTCCTGTAACTGTAACTGTAACTGTAACTGATGGCAAAGATGCTGCAGAAAACTTGGTGTCCAACAGTAATGACAACAACACAAATAATGTCTCAAAAGACTCCAATACAG GAGGGGAAGCAAACCCATGGGATCATTTCAGCAAGGCAAACTCAAACACAGAAACGCCATTGCCATTGCCAGATGTCAATCATTCAAGCATGGTAGTAAGTGGTGACCCGGGTCCAAATGCTGATATAGCCGAGAACAGAGACAAGGGGAAGGGTAGTATGGGCAATCCATGGTTGAATGCAGACAAGCCAGATGCATCTCAAGAGAATCAAAGTTCATTGACTGGTTGGACAAGTGGCAAGAAAGTAGATTGTGGAGAAGGAAGTTCCTGGGGAAGGCCATGGTCATCTTTTACACCCTTGAGGGGCAGTTCAGTAAATGTGCAAAGCAGAGGAAATGATTGGGGAGGCAGGGGAAGTTCTCGTGGCAATGGCAATGTCAACGTGAGACCATGGGGCCCACGCGGTCGAGGAGGTCGTGGCCGTGGTCGAGGTCGGAATGCCTAA
- the LOC111881529 gene encoding protein-tyrosine-phosphatase MKP1 — MFKEEDKPAQPPPPPAAAATAGGGGGGKIYSRSVSWAGRSLTNPTPGNPKSLWNSKARACLPPLQPLSVSRPKAEEWPRAGSDDLGVWPNVTATTPGARPRPPALPLNLGKPPLEFEFKKDKLAFFDKECSRIIDHVFLGSDAVAKNRDVLRQNGITHVLNCVGFVCPEYFKTDLVYKTLWLQDSPSEDITSILYDVFDYFEDVREQNGRVFVHCCQGVSRSTSLVIAYLMWREGHSFEDAFQQVKASRGVTNPNMGFASQLLQCQKRVHAVPVSPSSVLRIYRIAPHSSYAPLHLVPKLLAKPSQNALDSRGAFIVNVPSAVYVWIGKNCDPLMYDSARIAASQVIRYEKANGPALTVKEGEEPDEFWDAIGNEGDKGIPGKREIVEYDIDFGVFTKAANSGVVPPLSISGKNDSEMCLPARRSGWERLRKKFTTGIMKELITSSKVVESPESESESQSQCDSPDSCSSFSEVSVSRSWVKATPGIGSKGSEDDNNSECISPDSFSSFLVKDPRKFDDNNNTSPLISPSTSDYSNSFSFSPTSSNWSDLSLSAQPSPSGLESVNLIPNRPKVREISPPKNLLRTWSFSMEDQSMEDAEEESSSDADEHESMFEAEFVLYRWPSMEKVEMGSNMGIPDSRGVYITYIADVVYIWVGRTCGEDDDNQWQIVGDDFIVRKGLATSSIVQIVREGEEPEQLWKHLHCFSFQNTGEKH, encoded by the exons ATGTTCAAGGAAGAAGACAAACCAGCACAGCCGCCGCCTCCGCCTGCAGCAGCAGCCACAgccggaggaggaggaggagggaaAATATACTCCCGGTCAGTTTCCTGGGCGGGACGCTCGCTCACAAATCCAACTCCCGGCAACCCTAAATCACTCTGGAACAGCAAGGCTAGGGCATGTTTGCCGCCGCTTCAACCTCTTTCAGTTTCCCGGCCGAAAGCCGAGGAGTGGCCAAGAGCAGGCTCCGACGATCTCGGAGTTTGGCCGAATGTCACCGCCACCACCCCCGGCGCCAGACCTAGACCTCCTGCTCTTCCTCTAAACTTAGGAAAACCCCCTTTAGAGTTCGAATTTAAGAAAGACAAACTCGCGTTCTTCGACAAAGAGTGTTCCCGAATCATAGATCACGTATTTCTAGGAAGCGACGCCGTTGCCAAAAACCGCGACGTTCTTCGCCAAAACGGAATCACCCATGTTTTGAACTGTGTAGGCTTCGTATGTCCGGAGTATTTCAAAACCGATTTGGTTTACAAAACGCTTTGGCTTCAAGACAGCCCGTCGGAGGACATCACCAGCATCCTGTACGACGTTTTTGACTATTTTGAAGACGTTCGAGAGCAAAACGGACGTGTTTTTGTCCACTGCTGCCAGGGTGTTTCCCGATCAACCTCCTTGGTGATCGCGTATCTCATGTGGAGAGAAGGACACAGCTTCGAAGACGCGTTTCAACAAGTGAAGGCATCAAGAGGAGTGACTAACCCTAACATGGGTTTCGCTAGCCAGCTTTTACAGTGTCAGAAACGGGTCCATGCTGTTCCGGTGAGTCCAAGTTCAGTTTTGCGAATCTACAGGATCGCTCCACACTCGTCTTATGCACCACTTCATCTTGTTCCTAAATTGTTAGCTAAACCTAGCCAAAATGCTCTTGATTCTCGTGGGGCTTTCATTGTGAATGTTCCTTCTGCTGTTTATGTTTGGATTGGGAAGAATTGTGACCCGTTGATGTATGATAGTGCGAGGATAGCAGCTTCTCAGGTGATTAGATATGAAAAGGCAAATGGTCCGGCTTTGACTGTTAAAGAAGGGGAAGAACCAGATGAGTTCTGGGATGCAATTGGGAACGAAGGGGATAAGGGTATTCCTGGAAAAAGAGAAATAGTTGAATACGATATTGATTTTGGGGTTTTCACCAAGGCGGCAAACAGCGGTGTGGTTCCACCGTTATCCATCTCCGGGAAGAACGATTCCGAGATGTGTCTTCCGGCTAGACGAAGTGGTTGGGAAAGATTAAGGAAGAAGTTCACAACTGGAATTATGAAGGAGTTGATTACCTCGTCTAAAGTAGTTGAGTCCCcggaatcggaatcggaatcACAATCGCAATGTGACTCGCCGGATTCTTGTTCATCGTTTTCCGAGGTTTCAGTTAGCCGGAGTTGGGTGAAGGCAACTCCAGGTATCGGTTCTAAGGGAAGTGAAGATGATAATAACTCTGAATGCATATCACCGGattctttctcttcttttcttgttAAAGATCCAAGAAAGTTTGATGATAATAATAACACGTCTCCTTTGATCTCGCCTTCAACATCTGATTACTCCAATTCGTTTTCGTTCTCACCAACATCATCTAACTGGTCTGACTTATCTTTATCTGCTCAACCTTCCCCTTCCGGATTGGAATCTGTGAATCTGATTCCGAATAGGCCTAAAGTAAGAGAGATTTCACCTCCAAAGAACCTGCTCAGGACATGGTCGTTTTCCATGGAGGATCAAAGTATGGAAGATGCTGAAGAAGAGAGCTCGAGTGATGCGGATGAGCATGAGTCAATGTTTGAAGCTGAGTTTGTTCTTTATCGGTGGCCTAGTATGGAAAAAGTTGAAATGGGTAGTAACATGGGAATTCCTGATTCCAGAGGTGTGTATATAACTTATATTGCAGATGTGGTATATATTTGGGTGGGGCGAACATGTGGGGAAGATGATGATAACCAGTGGCAGATTGTTGGTGATGACTTCATTGTTAGAAAAGGTCTGGCAACAAGCTCTATTGTTCAG ATAGTGAGAGAAGGTGAGGAACCAGAGCAACTATGGAAGCATCTTCACTGTTTCTCATTCCAGAACACAGGAGAGAAACATTAG